From Variimorphobacter saccharofermentans, one genomic window encodes:
- a CDS encoding stage II sporulation protein M produces MKRLKLYINRLNIIQVSIFLLMIGLFFGIICSNVFQDNYIQKIQEYEDNVFSKITSSDINYTGLFQYTLRKHLNEYFIFWLLSITILGIPYMAFKITSFGFFTGFFISAATMQYGMKGILLVLVYYFPHGLIYLPVALACLYKGFLLNRSIYHDNHSRMDSIFKILKSYMMILIFLAAAILIGSFLEAYIGGFILKKSLSLFT; encoded by the coding sequence ATGAAACGGTTAAAATTATATATAAACCGATTAAACATTATTCAAGTATCGATTTTTCTATTAATGATTGGTTTATTCTTTGGTATTATCTGTTCAAATGTATTTCAGGATAATTACATACAGAAAATTCAAGAATATGAGGATAATGTGTTTTCAAAGATCACATCCAGTGATATTAATTATACGGGATTGTTTCAATATACCTTGAGAAAGCATTTGAATGAATACTTCATCTTTTGGTTACTAAGTATAACCATATTAGGAATACCGTATATGGCATTCAAAATAACTTCCTTCGGATTTTTTACCGGCTTCTTTATCTCTGCGGCAACTATGCAGTATGGTATGAAGGGAATCCTATTGGTATTGGTTTATTATTTCCCGCATGGACTTATATACTTACCGGTTGCGTTGGCTTGTCTGTATAAGGGCTTTTTATTAAACCGAAGCATTTATCATGATAATCATTCACGGATGGATAGTATATTTAAGATACTAAAATCATATATGATGATATTAATATTTTTAGCGGCAGCTATATTAATTGGGAGTTTTCTGGAAGCTTATATAGGAGGCTTTATACTAAAAAAATCCCTTAGCTTATTTACGTAA
- a CDS encoding NUDIX hydrolase, with protein MIPYKRIKRECIHKGRIIDFCQDTIELENGKHTVFDFIQHNGASAMIPVDSDGSIIMVRQYRNAIDDYTLEIPAGGLNQGEDNRTCAIRECEEETGYKAGKVFHLLDLYTTVAFSNEKICIFYTTDITPTNQNLDEDEYVSIERHSIDELTDMIMQGKIVDAKTIAGILAYKAKIG; from the coding sequence ATGATACCGTACAAGAGAATAAAAAGAGAGTGCATACACAAGGGACGTATTATCGATTTTTGCCAGGATACAATTGAATTAGAAAATGGTAAGCACACCGTTTTTGATTTTATACAACATAATGGTGCATCTGCAATGATCCCGGTTGATTCGGATGGAAGTATCATTATGGTACGACAGTATCGCAATGCAATCGATGATTATACACTGGAGATTCCTGCGGGAGGCTTAAATCAAGGAGAGGATAACAGAACCTGCGCAATTCGTGAATGCGAAGAGGAAACCGGATATAAGGCTGGAAAGGTATTTCATTTGCTTGATTTATATACTACGGTTGCATTTAGTAATGAAAAAATCTGCATCTTTTATACTACGGATATTACTCCCACCAATCAGAATCTGGATGAGGATGAATATGTATCAATTGAACGTCACTCCATTGATGAATTAACAGATATGATTATGCAGGGTAAAATCGTTGATGCCAAGACAATAGCTGGGATCTTGGCGTATAAAGCAAAGATTGGATGA
- the proC gene encoding pyrroline-5-carboxylate reductase, whose translation MALFGFIGAGNMGLPLMKAAAATFGKNEVIFTDASKERSQFVSDQTGIRFLTDNCSVVKQCKNLVLAVKPQFFPVVLNEIKDVVTKDQIVISIAAGIKIESIKSMLSNSVRIVRAMPNTPAMVLQGMSGICFSEDTFTDEEKEIIDRFFKSFGKYEVFDERLMNAVVCANGSSPAYVYMFIEALADSVVSYGIPRDKAYELAAQTVLGSAALVLETGEHPGKLKDQVCSPGGTTIAAVKALEEYGFRNAIMKATDACYKKCEELSNK comes from the coding sequence ATGGCATTATTCGGATTTATAGGAGCCGGCAATATGGGGTTACCATTAATGAAAGCAGCTGCCGCCACATTCGGCAAGAATGAAGTGATATTTACGGATGCATCAAAGGAGCGAAGCCAGTTCGTATCGGATCAGACTGGTATTCGATTTCTTACGGATAATTGCTCTGTGGTAAAACAATGTAAGAATCTTGTATTAGCAGTGAAGCCTCAGTTTTTTCCGGTAGTACTTAATGAAATAAAGGATGTAGTGACAAAGGATCAAATCGTGATTTCTATCGCTGCAGGAATAAAAATAGAAAGTATAAAAAGCATGCTGAGTAATTCTGTTCGTATTGTCAGAGCTATGCCAAATACACCAGCCATGGTACTACAGGGTATGTCAGGTATATGCTTCTCTGAGGATACTTTTACGGATGAAGAAAAGGAGATTATTGATCGTTTTTTCAAATCCTTTGGGAAATATGAAGTATTTGATGAACGTCTTATGAACGCAGTTGTATGTGCAAATGGCAGTTCACCAGCTTATGTTTATATGTTTATTGAAGCCTTAGCAGATAGTGTTGTTAGTTACGGGATTCCAAGAGATAAAGCATATGAACTGGCTGCTCAGACTGTATTGGGCTCTGCTGCCTTGGTATTGGAAACTGGTGAACATCCCGGTAAACTGAAGGATCAGGTATGTTCTCCGGGAGGAACCACCATTGCAGCAGTAAAGGCACTGGAGGAATATGGCTTCCGTAATGCCATCATGAAGGCAACGGATGCTTGCTACAAGAAGTGCGAGGAACTGAGTAATAAATAA
- a CDS encoding pyridoxal phosphate-dependent aminotransferase codes for MALTLSKKAQAVKPSSTLAITAKAKELKEKGIDVVGFGAGEPDFNTPDNICEAAIKAIHSGFTKYTPADGTMELKKAVCDKFLNFNKIKYEPNQIVVSNGGKHSLTNIFQAICNPGDEVIIPAPFWLSYPEIVRLADGVPVIIRAEKEQNYKVTAAQIEAACTEKTKALILNSPNNPSGMIYTREELEAIAEVAVRKDFYVVSDEMYEHLIYDGAEVVSIASLNDEIYKRTITCSGVAKSYSMTGWRIGFTGSSKEIAKLMGSVQSHQTSNPNSIAQKAAYEALVGPQDSVRKMHAEFNKRRDYMYDRIANMKHISALKPQGAFYLFVDISKTLDMEYKGSKIGNVSELARILIEDYNVAVIPCADFGFDDHIRLSYAISLEQIKKGLDRIEEFVNVLA; via the coding sequence ATGGCGTTAACATTATCAAAAAAAGCACAGGCGGTTAAGCCTTCATCAACATTAGCAATAACGGCAAAGGCGAAAGAATTAAAAGAAAAGGGAATAGATGTTGTCGGTTTTGGTGCAGGAGAGCCTGATTTTAATACTCCGGATAATATCTGTGAAGCAGCTATCAAAGCAATACATAGCGGCTTTACGAAATATACACCGGCAGATGGTACTATGGAATTAAAAAAGGCAGTATGCGATAAGTTTCTAAACTTTAATAAGATAAAATACGAGCCAAATCAAATCGTAGTAAGCAATGGTGGAAAGCATTCTCTAACCAACATATTCCAGGCTATATGTAATCCTGGGGATGAGGTAATTATACCCGCACCTTTTTGGCTTAGTTATCCGGAAATCGTTAGACTGGCTGACGGAGTCCCGGTAATCATCAGAGCGGAGAAAGAGCAGAATTATAAGGTCACAGCTGCTCAGATTGAGGCAGCGTGCACAGAGAAGACGAAGGCACTCATTTTAAATTCACCCAACAATCCTTCCGGTATGATCTATACCAGAGAAGAGTTAGAGGCAATTGCAGAGGTTGCGGTTAGAAAAGACTTCTATGTGGTATCTGATGAGATGTATGAGCATCTAATTTATGATGGTGCTGAGGTAGTAAGTATCGCTTCCTTAAATGATGAAATATACAAGCGTACGATTACCTGCAGCGGTGTAGCAAAAAGCTATTCTATGACAGGTTGGAGAATTGGATTTACCGGATCATCCAAAGAAATTGCTAAGCTGATGGGAAGTGTTCAAAGTCATCAGACCTCCAATCCCAATTCCATCGCACAGAAAGCTGCCTATGAAGCGTTGGTTGGGCCGCAGGATTCTGTTCGTAAAATGCATGCTGAATTTAATAAAAGACGTGATTATATGTATGACAGAATAGCTAATATGAAGCATATTTCTGCATTAAAGCCCCAAGGTGCATTTTATTTATTCGTTGATATTAGCAAGACTCTTGATATGGAATATAAGGGCTCTAAGATAGGTAATGTTTCTGAGCTCGCAAGAATTTTAATTGAAGATTATAATGTAGCAGTAATTCCGTGTGCGGATTTTGGTTTTGATGATCATATCCGTCTATCCTATGCAATTTCATTAGAACAGATTAAGAAAGGTCTGGATCGTATTGAAGAATTTGTAAATGTATTAGCATAA